A single region of the Roseivivax sp. THAF197b genome encodes:
- a CDS encoding PaaI family thioesterase — protein sequence MLGMEIEEIDDGYARIIMPYHARLVGDPQTGVIHGGAVSALMDTCGGAAVMSHPAAPGGTATIDLRIDYMRAAKPGDTITAEAHCTHITRNVAFVRATAVDGDADNPVATATGAFTVEGK from the coding sequence ATGCTCGGCATGGAGATCGAGGAAATCGACGACGGCTATGCCCGCATCATCATGCCTTACCACGCGCGGCTCGTAGGTGATCCGCAAACCGGCGTGATCCATGGCGGCGCGGTCTCGGCGCTGATGGATACCTGCGGCGGCGCCGCCGTGATGAGCCATCCCGCGGCCCCCGGCGGCACGGCCACGATCGATCTGCGCATCGATTACATGCGCGCGGCCAAGCCCGGCGACACGATCACCGCAGAGGCGCATTGCACCCATATCACCCGCAACGTGGCCTTCGTGCGCGCCACGGCCGTCGATGGCGATGCGGACAATCCCGTGGCCACCGCCACCGGCGCCTTCACCGTGGAGGGCAAGTGA
- a CDS encoding MerR family DNA-binding transcriptional regulator, protein MADTRLTFKEMCAKFDVTPRTLRYYEYIELLTPDREGRSRFYGPREVARMTLILRGRKFGFQLEDIRQWLLIYEKEGTEAQMRTWIEMADRQLGELAEQREQLDEAMAELKGLRDDTEAALKG, encoded by the coding sequence ATGGCCGACACCCGTCTGACTTTCAAAGAAATGTGCGCCAAGTTCGACGTCACGCCGCGGACGCTGCGCTATTACGAATATATCGAGCTTCTCACGCCCGACCGCGAAGGCCGGTCGCGGTTCTACGGCCCGCGGGAAGTGGCGCGCATGACGCTGATCCTGCGGGGGCGGAAATTCGGCTTCCAGTTGGAAGACATTCGCCAGTGGCTGCTGATCTACGAGAAGGAAGGCACCGAGGCGCAGATGCGCACCTGGATCGAGATGGCCGACCGCCAGCTGGGCGAGTTGGCCGAACAGCGCGAGCAGCTCGATGAGGCCATGGCGGAGCTGAAGGGGCTGCGCGACGATACCGAAGCGGCGCTGAAGGGCTAA
- a CDS encoding MerR family DNA-binding transcriptional regulator translates to MTEDRTMTIREMCDAFDVTPRTLRFYEAKELLYPIREGQKRLFTRRDRARLKLILRGKRFGFSLEEIRQLLDLYDMGDQQRTQLARTYEIAQDRLNDMISQRDELNEAIAELEDQMRWGEKMLASMGQSKKAAE, encoded by the coding sequence ATGACCGAAGACCGTACCATGACGATCCGCGAGATGTGTGACGCGTTCGATGTGACGCCCCGCACACTGCGCTTCTACGAGGCCAAGGAACTCCTCTACCCGATCCGTGAAGGGCAGAAACGGCTCTTTACCCGGCGCGACCGCGCGCGGCTCAAGCTGATCCTGCGCGGCAAGCGCTTCGGCTTCAGCCTCGAGGAAATCCGCCAGCTTCTGGACCTCTACGACATGGGCGATCAGCAGCGCACCCAGCTCGCCCGCACCTACGAGATCGCGCAGGACCGCCTGAACGACATGATCTCGCAGCGCGACGAGCTGAACGAGGCCATCGCCGAGCTCGAGGATCAGATGCGCTGGGGCGAAAAGATGCTGGCCTCCATGGGCCAGTCGAAAAAAGCCGCCGAATAA
- a CDS encoding acyl-CoA dehydrogenase C-terminal domain-containing protein, with protein MPVYSAPTKDMIFVLDEVLKTSEAGIPGYEDLDRDTLQAILEEAGKLAENVLAPLNRVGDEEGCTLENGVVRTPKGFKDAYDQMREGGWIGLDCDPEYGGQGMPYLINSAVGEMWVSSNMAFNMYQGLSHGAYNAIHTHGSDEQKATYLPKMVEGSWSGTMNLTEPHCGTDLGLIRTKAEPQDDGSYAITGQKIWISAGEHDLTDNIIHLVLAKIPGGPEGVKGISLFIVPKFLVNEDGSLGDRNSLSCGGLEEKMGIHGNATCVMNYDGAKGFLIGEMHKGMRAMFTMMNEARLGVGLQGYAQGAVAYQNALAFAQDRLQGRAVTGVEAPDKPADPIIVHPDVRRNLLHQKSFVEGARAFTFWGALLIDRAHRNDDAAAEGLISLLTPVLKGFLTDKGFETTVLAQQTLGGSGFTKEWGLEQFVRDARITMIYEGTNGIQSLDLVGRKLGQDGGKHVMAFFEMVKDFIKENKGQDEAFDRDFIEPLKKASKDLQQAGMYFMQNGMKNPNNALSGSYDFMHLFGHVCLGLMWARMGLAAKTALAEGASDEAFYKTKIATGRYYMARQLPATATHLARIESGAETVMELDAANF; from the coding sequence ATGCCTGTCTATTCCGCTCCGACCAAAGACATGATCTTCGTGCTCGACGAGGTCCTGAAGACCTCCGAGGCCGGCATCCCCGGCTACGAGGATCTCGACCGCGACACGCTGCAGGCCATCCTCGAGGAAGCAGGCAAGCTTGCCGAGAACGTGCTCGCGCCCCTGAACCGCGTCGGCGACGAGGAAGGCTGCACGCTGGAAAACGGCGTCGTGCGCACGCCCAAGGGCTTCAAGGACGCCTATGACCAGATGCGCGAAGGCGGCTGGATCGGGCTCGATTGCGACCCCGAATATGGCGGACAGGGCATGCCCTACCTCATCAACTCCGCCGTGGGCGAGATGTGGGTGTCCTCGAACATGGCCTTCAACATGTATCAGGGCCTGAGCCACGGCGCCTACAACGCCATCCACACCCATGGTTCGGACGAGCAGAAGGCGACCTATCTGCCGAAGATGGTCGAAGGGTCGTGGTCCGGCACCATGAACCTCACCGAGCCCCATTGCGGCACCGATCTGGGCCTCATCCGCACCAAGGCGGAACCGCAGGACGACGGCAGCTACGCGATCACCGGCCAGAAGATCTGGATCTCGGCGGGCGAGCATGACCTGACGGACAACATCATCCACCTCGTGCTGGCCAAGATCCCCGGCGGCCCCGAGGGCGTGAAGGGCATCTCGCTCTTCATCGTGCCGAAGTTCCTGGTGAACGAGGATGGCAGCCTTGGTGATCGCAATTCGCTTTCCTGTGGTGGCCTCGAAGAGAAGATGGGCATCCACGGCAACGCCACCTGCGTCATGAACTATGACGGTGCGAAGGGCTTCTTGATCGGTGAGATGCACAAGGGCATGCGCGCGATGTTCACCATGATGAACGAAGCGCGTCTCGGCGTGGGCCTGCAGGGTTACGCGCAGGGCGCCGTGGCCTACCAGAACGCGCTCGCCTTCGCGCAGGACCGTCTGCAGGGCCGTGCCGTCACCGGCGTCGAGGCGCCCGACAAGCCCGCCGATCCGATCATCGTGCACCCCGATGTGCGCCGGAACTTGTTGCACCAGAAAAGCTTCGTCGAGGGCGCGCGCGCCTTCACCTTTTGGGGCGCTTTGCTGATCGACCGCGCGCATCGCAACGACGATGCCGCCGCCGAAGGCCTGATCTCGCTCCTGACGCCGGTGCTGAAGGGCTTCCTGACCGACAAGGGCTTCGAGACCACGGTCCTGGCGCAGCAGACGCTCGGCGGCTCGGGCTTCACCAAGGAATGGGGTCTTGAGCAGTTCGTCCGCGACGCGCGCATCACCATGATCTACGAAGGCACGAACGGCATCCAGTCGCTCGACCTCGTGGGTCGGAAGCTGGGCCAGGATGGCGGCAAGCACGTCATGGCGTTCTTCGAGATGGTCAAGGACTTCATCAAGGAAAACAAGGGCCAGGACGAGGCGTTCGATCGGGACTTCATCGAGCCCCTGAAGAAGGCGTCGAAGGACCTGCAGCAGGCGGGCATGTACTTCATGCAGAACGGCATGAAGAACCCCAACAACGCACTGTCGGGCTCCTATGACTTCATGCACCTCTTCGGCCATGTCTGCCTTGGCCTGATGTGGGCACGCATGGGTCTCGCGGCCAAGACGGCGCTCGCGGAAGGCGCCTCCGACGAGGCCTTCTACAAGACCAAGATCGCCACGGGCCGCTACTACATGGCGCGCCAGCTGCCCGCGACCGCGACCCACCTCGCCCGGATCGAATCCGGCGCCGAGACGGTCATGGAACTGGACGCGGCGAACTTCTGA
- a CDS encoding glutathione S-transferase family protein — protein sequence MTIQLHCFGESGNAYKAALALELSGLDWEPVFVDFFGGATRSEDYRRDLNPMGEAPVMVDGDVKLTQSGVIQMYVTEKTGKFGGATPNQAREVMRWVFWDNHKLSSQAGMTRFLMNFLPEEKRPQPVIDFMQGRLKAAYATLDAHLSGRDWIVGDGVTNADLSCCGYLYYPEPFGFDRKDWPNIDAWLTRLSQQPGWKSPYELMPGSPADRV from the coding sequence ATGACCATTCAGCTTCACTGCTTCGGCGAGAGCGGCAATGCCTACAAGGCGGCCCTCGCCCTCGAACTTTCCGGCCTCGACTGGGAGCCGGTCTTCGTCGATTTCTTCGGCGGCGCGACCCGCAGCGAGGATTACCGCCGCGACCTGAACCCGATGGGCGAGGCCCCCGTGATGGTGGACGGCGACGTCAAGCTGACCCAATCGGGCGTGATCCAGATGTATGTGACCGAAAAGACCGGCAAGTTCGGCGGTGCGACGCCAAACCAGGCCCGTGAGGTCATGCGCTGGGTGTTCTGGGACAATCACAAGCTGTCATCCCAGGCGGGCATGACGCGGTTCCTGATGAACTTCCTGCCCGAGGAGAAGCGCCCGCAGCCGGTGATCGACTTCATGCAAGGCAGGCTCAAGGCCGCCTATGCGACGCTCGATGCGCATCTTTCGGGGCGCGACTGGATCGTGGGCGACGGCGTCACCAATGCCGATCTGAGCTGCTGCGGCTATCTCTACTACCCCGAACCCTTCGGCTTCGACCGCAAGGATTGGCCCAATATCGACGCCTGGCTCACGCGCCTGTCGCAGCAGCCCGGCTGGAAGTCGCCATATGAATTGATGCCCGGCAGCCCTGCCGACCGGGTGTGA
- a CDS encoding acetyl-CoA C-acetyltransferase — translation MTDAYIYDAIRTPRGKGRKDGALHEVTSARLSAQVLNNLKERNNLEGHAVEDVIWGNVTQVGEQGGCLARTAVLASDLDESIPGLAINRFCASGMEAVNLAANQVRGGAGEAYIAGGVEMMGRVAMGSDGAAIAVDPSIAMESYFVPQGISADIIATEYGFSRDDADAFAVESQKRAAAAWEDGRFAKSIVTVRDQNGLPILDHDEYMRPGTDMQSLGGLKASFKDMGEMMPGFDKVALLKYPHLEKINHIHHAGNSSGIVDGAAGVLIASKEWGEKHGLKPRARIRATAKIGTDPTIMLTGPVPVTEKILKDHGMEIGDIDLFEVNEAFSSVVLRFMQAFDVDHSKLNVNGGSIAMGHPLGATGAIIIGTLLDELERSDKETGLATLCIASGMGAATIIERV, via the coding sequence ATGACCGACGCTTATATCTATGACGCGATCCGCACACCGCGTGGCAAAGGCCGCAAGGACGGCGCCCTGCACGAGGTGACCTCTGCCCGCCTGTCGGCGCAGGTGCTGAACAACCTCAAGGAGCGCAACAACCTCGAAGGCCATGCGGTCGAGGACGTGATCTGGGGCAACGTCACGCAAGTGGGCGAACAGGGCGGCTGCCTGGCGCGCACCGCCGTTCTGGCGTCGGATCTCGACGAGTCGATCCCGGGCCTTGCGATCAACCGCTTCTGCGCCTCCGGCATGGAAGCGGTGAACCTCGCGGCAAACCAGGTCCGTGGCGGCGCAGGCGAGGCCTATATCGCGGGCGGCGTCGAGATGATGGGCCGCGTGGCGATGGGTTCGGACGGGGCGGCCATCGCCGTCGATCCCTCCATCGCGATGGAAAGCTATTTCGTGCCGCAGGGCATTTCTGCCGATATCATCGCCACCGAATACGGCTTCTCGCGCGACGATGCCGATGCCTTCGCGGTCGAAAGCCAGAAACGTGCTGCGGCGGCTTGGGAAGACGGCCGGTTCGCCAAGTCCATCGTGACCGTGCGCGACCAGAATGGCCTGCCGATCCTCGACCATGACGAATACATGCGCCCCGGCACCGACATGCAGTCGCTGGGCGGGCTCAAGGCATCGTTCAAGGATATGGGCGAGATGATGCCGGGCTTCGACAAGGTGGCGCTCCTGAAGTACCCCCATCTCGAGAAGATCAACCACATCCACCACGCGGGCAATTCATCCGGCATCGTGGACGGGGCTGCGGGCGTTCTGATCGCGTCCAAGGAATGGGGTGAGAAGCACGGCCTGAAGCCCCGCGCGCGCATCCGCGCCACCGCGAAGATCGGCACCGATCCGACCATCATGCTGACGGGTCCCGTCCCGGTGACCGAGAAGATCCTCAAGGATCACGGCATGGAGATTGGCGATATCGACCTCTTCGAGGTGAACGAGGCGTTCTCGTCCGTGGTGCTGCGCTTCATGCAGGCCTTCGATGTAGACCACTCCAAGCTGAACGTGAACGGCGGCTCCATCGCCATGGGCCACCCGCTGGGGGCCACCGGCGCGATCATCATCGGCACGCTGCTCGATGAGCTGGAGCGTTCGGACAAGGAAACCGGCCTCGCCACGCTTTGCATCGCATCCGGAATGGGTGCGGCCACGATCATCGAGCGCGTGTAA
- a CDS encoding 3-hydroxyacyl-CoA dehydrogenase NAD-binding domain-containing protein — MTDFTMDKGADGVALITWDCPGKTMNVLSIDAALHLESLIDDALADDAVKGIVITSGKDSFAAGMDLNVIAAMKAEAGDNAAEGLFNGIMSLHKALRKIELAGMDPKTQKGGKPIAAALPGTALGIGLELPLACHRIFVTPDPKAKIGLPEIMVGIFPGAGGTTRLVRKMGAMAASPFLLEGKLSDPMKAKAAGLVDEVVADPVAAAKEWVLQAGDADIVKPWDAKGYKMPGGAPYHPAGFMTFVGASAMVHGKTKGVYPAAKALLSAVYEGALVPFDTALKIEARWFTNVLMNPSSSAMIRSLFINKGALEKGAVRPEGVDDQSVKKVGVLGAGMMGAGISLVSAMAGIEVVLIDQKQEAADKGKAYTEAYLDQGIKKKKVDEAKKEKVLGLINATTDYAALEGCDLIIEAVFEDPKIKAEVTAKVEAVIGEDCIFATNTSTLPISDLAKASKRPEQFIGIHFFSPVEKMMLVEIIKGKETGDRAVAKSLDYVRQIRKTPIVVNDARFFYANRCIIPYINEGIRMVSEGVAPALIENAAKMVGMPLGPLQLVDETSIDLGAKIARATKAAMGDEYPDEAVDEVIFWMEGEGRLGRKANAGFYAYDEKGKRQGFWDGLAAKYPVVEDQPELADVQHRLLFAQALEAVRALEDGVLMDIREGDVGAILGWGFAPWSGGPLSWLDILGAPYAAERCDQLTEAFGDRFACPALLREMAEKNQSFYGRFAPAAEAA, encoded by the coding sequence ATGACCGATTTCACGATGGACAAAGGCGCCGACGGCGTCGCTCTCATCACCTGGGACTGCCCGGGCAAGACCATGAACGTGCTTTCCATCGATGCCGCCCTGCATCTCGAAAGCCTGATCGACGACGCGCTCGCGGATGATGCCGTGAAGGGCATCGTCATCACCTCCGGCAAGGACAGCTTCGCCGCGGGCATGGACCTGAACGTCATCGCCGCGATGAAGGCCGAGGCCGGGGACAATGCCGCCGAGGGCCTCTTCAACGGCATCATGTCGCTGCACAAGGCGCTGCGAAAGATCGAACTGGCGGGCATGGACCCCAAGACCCAGAAGGGTGGCAAGCCCATCGCGGCGGCCCTGCCCGGCACCGCGCTTGGCATCGGGCTCGAGCTTCCGCTGGCGTGTCACCGCATCTTCGTTACGCCCGATCCCAAGGCCAAGATCGGCCTGCCCGAGATCATGGTCGGCATCTTCCCGGGCGCCGGCGGCACCACGCGCCTCGTGCGCAAGATGGGCGCGATGGCGGCCTCGCCCTTCCTGCTGGAAGGCAAGCTTTCCGATCCGATGAAGGCCAAGGCCGCAGGTCTCGTGGACGAAGTCGTGGCCGATCCGGTCGCGGCGGCGAAGGAATGGGTTCTGCAGGCGGGCGATGCGGATATCGTGAAACCCTGGGACGCCAAGGGCTACAAGATGCCCGGCGGCGCGCCCTATCATCCCGCGGGCTTCATGACCTTCGTCGGCGCCTCCGCGATGGTGCACGGCAAGACCAAGGGCGTCTATCCGGCGGCCAAGGCGCTGCTGTCGGCGGTCTATGAAGGCGCGCTCGTGCCCTTCGACACCGCGCTCAAGATCGAGGCGCGCTGGTTCACCAACGTGCTGATGAACCCGTCGTCGTCCGCGATGATCCGGTCGCTCTTCATCAACAAGGGCGCGCTCGAGAAGGGGGCTGTCCGGCCTGAGGGCGTCGACGACCAGTCGGTGAAGAAAGTGGGCGTCTTGGGTGCCGGCATGATGGGTGCGGGCATTTCCCTCGTCTCGGCCATGGCCGGGATCGAGGTCGTGCTGATCGACCAGAAGCAGGAGGCCGCGGACAAGGGCAAGGCCTATACCGAGGCCTATCTCGATCAGGGCATCAAGAAGAAGAAGGTCGACGAGGCCAAGAAGGAAAAGGTTCTGGGCTTGATCAATGCGACCACGGATTACGCCGCCCTTGAGGGCTGTGATCTGATCATCGAGGCCGTCTTCGAGGACCCGAAGATCAAGGCCGAAGTGACCGCGAAGGTCGAAGCGGTGATCGGGGAAGACTGCATCTTTGCCACCAACACCTCCACCCTGCCGATCTCGGACCTCGCGAAGGCCTCGAAGCGGCCTGAGCAGTTCATCGGCATCCACTTCTTCTCGCCCGTCGAGAAGATGATGCTGGTGGAGATCATCAAGGGCAAGGAAACCGGCGACCGCGCGGTGGCCAAGTCGCTCGATTACGTGCGCCAGATCCGCAAGACGCCCATCGTGGTGAACGACGCGCGCTTCTTCTACGCCAATCGCTGCATCATTCCCTACATCAACGAAGGCATCCGCATGGTGTCCGAGGGCGTAGCACCCGCGCTTATCGAGAATGCCGCGAAGATGGTGGGGATGCCCTTGGGGCCGCTGCAGCTGGTGGACGAGACCTCCATCGATCTCGGCGCCAAGATCGCACGCGCGACGAAGGCCGCCATGGGCGACGAGTACCCCGATGAGGCGGTGGACGAGGTCATCTTCTGGATGGAAGGCGAAGGGCGTCTGGGTCGAAAGGCAAACGCGGGCTTCTACGCCTATGACGAGAAGGGCAAACGCCAGGGCTTCTGGGACGGCCTCGCCGCCAAGTACCCGGTGGTCGAAGACCAGCCCGAGCTGGCCGATGTGCAGCACCGGCTTCTCTTCGCGCAGGCGCTGGAAGCGGTGCGTGCGCTGGAGGACGGAGTTCTGATGGACATCCGCGAAGGCGATGTGGGCGCGATCCTGGGCTGGGGCTTTGCGCCCTGGTCGGGCGGCCCGCTCTCCTGGCTCGACATCCTGGGCGCGCCTTACGCGGCAGAGCGCTGCGATCAGCTGACCGAAGCCTTCGGTGATCGCTTTGCCTGCCCCGCGCTGCTGCGCGAGATGGCGGAGAAGAACCAGAGCTTCTACGGACGCTTCGCCCCGGCGGCGGAGGCGGCCTAA
- the xseA gene encoding exodeoxyribonuclease VII large subunit — MDLIEGDETGNTPEFTVSEISGAVKRVIEGEFGHVRIRGEVGRVSRPRSGHVYLDLKDDRSVISGVMWKGVAARQDTQPEEGMEVIAIGRLTTFPGQSKYQVVIEEIRPAGMGALMAMLEKRRKMLAGEGLFDEGRKQPIPFLPEVIGVVTSPSGAVIRDILHRLRDRFPRKVLIWPVAVQGQACAPEVARAIQGFNALTPGGALPRPDVLIVARGGGSVEDLWGFNEEAVVRAAAASDIPLISAVGHETDTTLIDFAADRRAPTPTAAAEMAVPVRRDLLVWSDEMQARLSRAVSQRLELRAQRVGDLARALPRPETLLETARQRLDTASDRLPAALIRGVQTRRVTLSETAGALRPSSLRARSAEARRMLESWGARLDPALARLTTTKREALGRRTDRLRIDPIAARVSEARTRLDALTAQLETTQKTRLRTERDRLDAVARLNETLSYKATLARGYAVVRGDGQVTTTKAAAEAASGLEIEFQDGTLRLGGTAPKSKPKAKPPEQGSLF, encoded by the coding sequence ATGGATCTGATCGAGGGCGACGAGACCGGCAACACACCCGAATTCACCGTCTCGGAGATCTCGGGCGCGGTGAAGCGCGTCATCGAGGGCGAGTTCGGCCATGTGCGCATCCGGGGCGAGGTCGGGCGCGTCTCGCGGCCGCGCTCGGGGCATGTCTATCTCGATCTCAAGGACGACCGCTCGGTCATTTCGGGCGTGATGTGGAAAGGGGTCGCCGCGCGCCAGGACACCCAGCCCGAGGAAGGCATGGAGGTGATCGCCATCGGTCGTCTGACGACCTTCCCGGGCCAGTCGAAGTACCAGGTGGTGATCGAGGAGATCCGACCTGCAGGCATGGGCGCGCTGATGGCGATGCTGGAGAAGCGGCGCAAGATGCTCGCGGGCGAGGGGCTCTTCGACGAGGGGCGAAAGCAGCCCATTCCCTTCCTGCCCGAGGTGATCGGCGTTGTGACTTCGCCCTCGGGTGCCGTGATCCGCGACATCCTGCACCGGCTGCGCGACCGGTTTCCGCGCAAGGTGCTGATCTGGCCGGTGGCGGTGCAGGGCCAGGCCTGTGCGCCCGAGGTGGCGCGTGCGATCCAGGGCTTCAACGCGCTCACACCCGGCGGCGCGCTGCCCCGGCCCGATGTTCTGATCGTGGCGCGGGGCGGCGGCTCGGTCGAGGATCTGTGGGGCTTCAACGAGGAAGCGGTGGTGCGCGCGGCGGCGGCGTCCGACATCCCGCTCATTTCGGCCGTGGGGCACGAGACGGACACGACGCTCATCGATTTCGCCGCTGACCGGCGCGCGCCCACACCCACGGCGGCGGCCGAGATGGCGGTGCCGGTGCGGCGCGATCTTCTGGTCTGGTCGGACGAGATGCAGGCGCGCCTCAGCCGGGCGGTGAGTCAGCGGCTGGAACTCAGGGCGCAGCGTGTGGGCGATCTGGCCCGGGCTCTGCCGCGCCCCGAGACCCTTCTGGAGACGGCGCGCCAGCGGCTTGATACGGCCTCGGACCGGCTGCCTGCCGCGCTCATACGCGGGGTGCAGACGCGGCGCGTGACATTGTCCGAGACGGCTGGCGCGCTGCGCCCGTCGAGCCTGCGCGCGCGCAGTGCCGAGGCGCGGCGCATGCTGGAGAGCTGGGGCGCGCGGCTCGATCCGGCCTTGGCGCGCTTGACCACGACAAAGCGCGAGGCGCTGGGCCGCCGCACGGACCGGCTCAGGATCGATCCCATCGCGGCTCGCGTGTCGGAGGCGCGCACCCGCCTCGACGCGCTCACCGCCCAGCTTGAGACCACGCAAAAGACGCGCCTCAGGACGGAGCGCGACCGGCTCGACGCGGTGGCGCGGCTCAACGAGACGCTGAGCTACAAGGCGACGCTCGCGCGCGGCTACGCGGTTGTGCGCGGAGACGGCCAGGTGACGACGACCAAGGCCGCCGCAGAAGCCGCAAGCGGGCTCGAGATCGAGTTCCAGGACGGGACGCTGCGCCTTGGCGGCACGGCCCCGAAATCGAAACCAAAGGCGAAACCGCCCGAACAAGGCAGCCTCTTCTGA
- the purD gene encoding phosphoribosylamine--glycine ligase, translating to MNILILGGGGREHALAWAVMQNPKCDKLIVAPGNAGIAEIATCATLDIEDGGAVCEFAGENAIDLVIIGPEAPLAAGVADALREARIPVFGPGRAAAELEASKAFTKAICDSCGAPTAAYAHFSDHDAARAYVQAQTLPIVIKADGLAAGKGVVIAETLPEAEAALDDMFGGAFGEAGAEVVIEEFMQGEEASFFVLVDGTDVLPIGTAQDHKRVGEGDTGPNTGGMGAYSPAPIMTPDVTEAALERIIRPTVAEMARRGTPYHGVLYAGLMISDGQPRLVEYNVRFGDPETQVLMMRLGAQALDVMQACAEGRLSDHDVTWADDHAMTVVLAAKGYPGAYTKGTAIGGLEALPEDSFHMTFHAGTARKDGKTVASGGRVLNATARGATLSEARDRAYALVDAIDWEDGFCRRDIGWRALADSDG from the coding sequence GTGAACATCCTTATCTTGGGCGGCGGCGGACGCGAGCATGCGCTGGCCTGGGCCGTGATGCAGAACCCCAAATGCGACAAGCTGATCGTGGCGCCGGGCAATGCCGGAATCGCCGAGATCGCCACCTGCGCCACGCTCGACATCGAGGATGGCGGCGCGGTGTGCGAATTTGCGGGCGAGAACGCGATCGATCTCGTGATCATCGGACCCGAAGCGCCCCTGGCCGCGGGCGTCGCGGATGCCCTGCGCGAGGCGCGCATTCCGGTCTTCGGGCCAGGCCGGGCAGCAGCGGAACTCGAGGCGTCGAAAGCGTTCACCAAGGCCATCTGCGATTCCTGCGGAGCCCCAACCGCCGCCTATGCGCATTTCAGCGACCATGACGCCGCGCGTGCCTACGTTCAGGCGCAAACCCTGCCCATCGTGATCAAGGCGGACGGCCTGGCCGCAGGCAAGGGGGTGGTGATTGCAGAGACCCTGCCCGAGGCCGAAGCCGCCCTTGATGACATGTTCGGCGGGGCCTTTGGGGAGGCGGGCGCCGAAGTCGTGATCGAGGAATTCATGCAGGGCGAGGAAGCCTCCTTCTTCGTGCTGGTCGATGGCACGGATGTGCTGCCCATCGGCACGGCGCAGGACCACAAGCGCGTCGGCGAAGGCGATACCGGCCCCAATACGGGCGGGATGGGCGCCTATTCCCCGGCCCCGATCATGACCCCCGACGTGACCGAAGCCGCGCTTGAGCGGATCATCCGCCCCACGGTGGCGGAAATGGCCCGTCGCGGCACGCCCTATCATGGCGTGCTATATGCCGGCCTGATGATCTCGGACGGCCAGCCGCGATTGGTCGAATACAATGTCCGCTTCGGCGATCCCGAAACGCAGGTCCTGATGATGCGGCTCGGCGCGCAGGCGCTCGATGTCATGCAGGCCTGTGCGGAGGGCCGCCTGTCCGATCACGATGTGACCTGGGCCGACGATCACGCGATGACGGTGGTCCTCGCGGCGAAAGGCTATCCCGGCGCCTACACGAAAGGCACGGCCATCGGCGGGCTCGAAGCCCTGCCCGAGGACAGCTTCCACATGACCTTTCATGCGGGCACCGCAAGGAAGGACGGGAAAACCGTGGCATCAGGCGGCCGCGTCCTGAACGCGACAGCCCGCGGCGCGACCCTGTCGGAGGCGCGGGACCGTGCCTATGCGCTTGTCGACGCGATCGATTGGGAAGACGGGTTCTGCCGCCGCGATATCGGCTGGCGCGCGCTTGCAGACAGCGACGGCTA